GTACCACTGATATGCTTCCGGCTCTAAGTTATGCTCTTTAATCCGCTGTTCAAGCAATTCAAGGTTATTGATACGTTCAGACCCGCCAATAATCTCTCCGTAACCCTCAGGAGCAATCAGGTCTGCACATAATACAACGTCTTCATTATCTGCATCTGGCTGCATATAAAATGGCTTGAGGCTTGTCGGGTAGTGTGTGATAAATACCGGCTTATCAAAGCTCTCAGCAATTGCAGTCTCATGAGGAGCTCCGAGATCGTCACCCCACTGAATATCATCAAACCCTTTTTCATGCAGAAACTTCAGTGCATCATCGTAAGTAATACGTGGGAATGGTGCTTTAATTTTCTCAAGTACAGACGTGTCTCTACCCAGTCTTGTTAACTCAAGCTGGCAGTTTTCCAGTACTGATTGAACAACGTATGATACATACTGTTCCTGAACTTCAAGGTTATCATTAAAATCATAAAAGGCCATCTCAGGCTCAATCATCCAGAATTCAATCAGATGGCGGCGCGTTTTTGATTTTTCAGCGCGGAAAGTCGGTCCAAAAGAAAAAACTTTTCCAAGAGCCATTGCTGCAGCTTCCATATATAGCTGCCCACTTTGAGAAAGATAAGCATCTTCTTCAAAGTACTTTGTATGGAAAAGCTCAGAAGTTCCTTCAGGTGCACTACCTGTAAGAATTGGCGGATCAACTTTTACAAAACCTTCTTTGTTAAAGAACTCATAAGTTGCACGAATAATTTCATTTCTGATTTTCATTACAGCATGCTGACGGTTTGAACGCAGCCATAGATGACGGTGATCCATTAAAAACTCAGTGCCGTGTTCCTTTGGTGTAATTGGATAATCTGTAGACTCATGAATAACTGTCAGGTCTTTTACTTCCATTTCATAACCAAAAGGTGATCTCGTATCTTCTTTAATTACACCTGTTACATAAATAGATGACTCCTGTGTCAGTGATTTTGCTTTTTGGAAAATTTCTTCTCCAACTTCACTTTTTACTACAACTCCCTGAATAAAACCTGTACCATCACGTAGTTGTAAAAAAGCGATCTTACCGCTTGAACGTTTATTTGCGAGCCATGCGCCAATCGTCACTTCTTCCCCAACGTGGCTGCCAGCTTGAATAATTGAAGTTTTCACTTGATTTCCCTCCAGGAACATTAATATCGATTGTTTCATCACTAACGTATTATACCTTTGTTACGTATATGGTTCAATCAGCGTTTTTTATTTTCAACGTACTCACTGATTCTTTTCAATGCCGTTTCAAGTGAATTCAGATCAGTTGCATAAGATAAGCGGATATTATCAGGTGATCCGAAACCTGATCCAGGGATAACAGCAACATTTGCTTCACTCAATAAATCTTTTGCGAATTCATCCACTGAATCAAAACCACACATTTCAGCTGCTTCTTTTACATTCGGAAACAGATAAAACGCACCTTGAGGTTTAATACAGCGGAAACCAGGAATTTGGTTAAGCTGATCAAATACTTTATTCAGGCGACCCTCAAATGCAGATCTCATTTCTTCAACAGCATCCTGTGGTCCTTCATACG
This region of Jeotgalibacillus malaysiensis genomic DNA includes:
- a CDS encoding asparaginyl-tRNA ligase AsnS: MKTSIIQAGSHVGEEVTIGAWLANKRSSGKIAFLQLRDGTGFIQGVVVKSEVGEEIFQKAKSLTQESSIYVTGVIKEDTRSPFGYEMEVKDLTVIHESTDYPITPKEHGTEFLMDHRHLWLRSNRQHAVMKIRNEIIRATYEFFNKEGFVKVDPPILTGSAPEGTSELFHTKYFEEDAYLSQSGQLYMEAAAMALGKVFSFGPTFRAEKSKTRRHLIEFWMIEPEMAFYDFNDNLEVQEQYVSYVVQSVLENCQLELTRLGRDTSVLEKIKAPFPRITYDDALKFLHEKGFDDIQWGDDLGAPHETAIAESFDKPVFITHYPTSLKPFYMQPDADNEDVVLCADLIAPEGYGEIIGGSERINNLELLEQRIKEHNLEPEAYQWYSELRKYGSVPHSGFGLGLERTVAWISGVEHVRETIPFPRLLNRLYP